From Anaerohalosphaera lusitana, one genomic window encodes:
- a CDS encoding Glu/Leu/Phe/Val family dehydrogenase, translating to MSQAANSLLSTSVYNFDKAAERLGLEAGIKRRLLGPKEKIELDINPILPCGKLINAKVFVVRHHDALGPAKGGIRMTPTVTLDDVCGLAMEMTWKTSLIGVPFGGGKSGIRLDPSKLSETDKEVVVRAFARGASHHIGPEWYVPAPDMGTNEMDMAHIRDCISYSQGVSITRGCFVTGKPVILGGIVGRREATGKGVVYTVAALCERIGRNLEGLRVAVQGFGNVGSVAAAEIGRLGAKVVGISDIGGGIVNDKGIDVQSLVGYAKETGSIQGFEGCADVDRDDILEIPCDVLIPAAAQSQIRSDNVDKIAADIIAEGANAPITPEADEVLKEKGVRIIPDILCNAGGVFVSYLEYTQETQRDQWTLREVEGRLRDRMSERFNEVYDYSREKNLSMREAAMDLAVGHVAEGVYARGLLP from the coding sequence ATGAGTCAGGCGGCAAACAGTTTGCTGAGCACCTCTGTCTACAATTTTGACAAGGCAGCCGAGCGGTTGGGTCTGGAGGCGGGGATAAAGAGAAGGCTGCTTGGGCCCAAAGAGAAGATCGAGCTTGATATCAATCCTATTCTGCCTTGCGGAAAACTGATCAATGCCAAGGTTTTCGTCGTCAGACACCATGACGCTCTGGGTCCTGCCAAGGGCGGTATCAGAATGACCCCGACTGTCACACTTGACGATGTGTGCGGTCTGGCGATGGAGATGACCTGGAAGACGTCGCTGATCGGGGTTCCATTCGGCGGGGGCAAAAGCGGGATACGGCTGGACCCGTCAAAGCTCAGTGAGACTGATAAGGAAGTGGTGGTGCGAGCGTTCGCGCGGGGGGCGAGTCATCATATCGGGCCTGAATGGTATGTGCCCGCTCCGGACATGGGTACGAACGAGATGGATATGGCGCATATACGTGACTGCATATCATACTCGCAGGGCGTTTCTATCACGAGGGGTTGTTTCGTTACGGGCAAGCCGGTGATCCTCGGGGGTATAGTAGGCAGGCGTGAAGCGACTGGGAAGGGGGTTGTGTATACGGTTGCAGCTCTTTGTGAGCGGATAGGCAGGAATCTGGAGGGGCTGCGGGTTGCAGTGCAGGGCTTTGGTAATGTTGGATCGGTCGCTGCGGCCGAGATAGGCAGGCTCGGTGCCAAAGTGGTGGGGATCTCGGATATTGGTGGCGGAATCGTGAATGATAAAGGCATTGATGTGCAATCGCTTGTTGGGTATGCTAAAGAAACAGGTTCTATTCAGGGATTTGAGGGATGCGCTGATGTCGATCGTGATGATATATTAGAGATCCCCTGTGATGTGCTGATACCGGCTGCTGCCCAGTCGCAGATCAGAAGTGATAATGTTGACAAAATAGCTGCGGATATTATAGCCGAGGGTGCGAATGCTCCTATTACGCCGGAAGCTGACGAAGTGCTGAAAGAAAAGGGCGTGAGGATCATCCCCGACATATTGTGCAATGCCGGCGGTGTTTTCGTATCTTATCTTGAATATACTCAGGAAACGCAGAGAGATCAGTGGACGCTGCGGGAAGTTGAGGGTAGACTGCGTGACAGAATGAGTGAGCGGTTCAACGAAGTTTATGACTATTCCCGCGAAAAGAACCTGAGTATGAGAGAGGCGGCTATGGATCTTGCGGTTGGGCACGTTGCAGAAGGTGTTTATGCTCGCGGGTTGCTGCCTTAG
- a CDS encoding HD domain-containing protein, with the protein MSDYTPTRDDALALFQKYNESESLTKHALAVEAVMRYFADKYGEDEEKWGVIGLIHDLDYEKFPDQHCEKTEEILRENNWPEDYIRAVLSHGWQQCTDIKPEHKMEKVLFATDELTGLITSTALVRPSRSVMDMKAKSVKKKFKDKSFAAKIDRDIIKQGAELLDMELSELMTETIMGMRTAAEELDLAGQN; encoded by the coding sequence ATGAGTGATTACACACCAACAAGAGATGATGCATTAGCACTGTTTCAAAAGTACAACGAAAGCGAAAGTCTGACCAAGCATGCCCTGGCCGTCGAAGCCGTAATGCGTTACTTTGCTGACAAGTACGGCGAAGACGAAGAAAAATGGGGCGTCATCGGCCTGATCCACGACCTCGATTACGAAAAGTTCCCCGATCAGCATTGTGAAAAGACCGAAGAAATTCTCCGCGAAAACAACTGGCCTGAAGACTACATCCGCGCCGTACTGTCCCACGGCTGGCAGCAGTGCACCGACATCAAGCCCGAACACAAGATGGAAAAGGTGCTCTTCGCAACCGACGAACTCACCGGCCTTATCACCTCTACCGCACTCGTCCGCCCCTCCAGAAGCGTAATGGACATGAAAGCCAAGTCCGTAAAAAAGAAATTCAAGGACAAGTCCTTCGCCGCAAAGATCGACCGCGACATCATCAAACAAGGCGCAGAACTGCTCGACATGGAACTGAGCGAATTGATGACCGAAACCATCATGGGCATGAGAACCGCCGCGGAAGAACTCGACCTGGCAGGCCAGAACTGA
- a CDS encoding putative porin, whose protein sequence is MRKLFLCVVIAVFCGEYARGEQSVEDRLARLEALLQAQQEQIQTQQAEIESLKKELKSSQGGQDDVERADQEDLQLPVQDGAAIGQREIDEMVDKALAEREKDGTPEWLERIKLKGDFRFRHEHIDDEVADRDRDRTRLRFRIGADAKVNDEVDVGFRLASGSDAPTSTNQSFDNSFTSKDFFLDRAYVDYHPAALEGVNIYGGKMPNPYYFPGNSDLMFDTDVNPEGAALTVKNTLADNTEMFGSAGVFYVEERPEDAESSLWAAQAGMKRELFADTSLTAGLGYFDYGNAKGFQAFESSYTGSRLGNTLVNDRYDMDYDIFQMFGQLGWDAGGVPMVVFADYMKNTDATVSGDTAYLFGTGLGKRSKPGTWDVFYNYRRIESDAVIAAFTDANFGGGRTGSKGHKVNFNYQVSKNWVFATTYIWGDFVGSGKDYRDLYFDMKFKF, encoded by the coding sequence ATGAGAAAGCTATTTTTGTGTGTGGTTATTGCTGTTTTTTGCGGAGAATACGCTCGTGGTGAGCAGAGCGTTGAGGACAGGCTGGCAAGGCTGGAGGCATTGCTGCAGGCTCAGCAGGAGCAGATCCAGACCCAGCAGGCTGAGATCGAATCGCTGAAAAAGGAGTTGAAATCGTCTCAAGGGGGGCAGGATGATGTTGAACGAGCCGATCAGGAAGATCTGCAACTGCCGGTTCAGGACGGCGCAGCGATCGGACAGCGCGAGATCGATGAAATGGTCGATAAGGCTCTTGCAGAGCGTGAGAAGGATGGGACACCTGAATGGCTTGAGAGAATTAAGCTCAAGGGCGACTTCAGGTTCCGCCATGAGCATATCGACGACGAAGTCGCAGACAGGGATCGGGACAGGACGAGGCTGCGTTTCAGGATCGGGGCCGATGCGAAGGTGAACGATGAAGTTGATGTCGGATTCAGGCTTGCGAGCGGATCGGATGCGCCGACTTCGACGAATCAGTCATTTGACAACAGCTTTACCAGTAAGGACTTTTTCCTGGACAGGGCGTATGTGGATTACCATCCGGCAGCACTGGAAGGCGTGAATATATACGGCGGTAAGATGCCGAATCCGTATTATTTCCCGGGCAACAGTGATCTTATGTTCGATACGGATGTCAATCCGGAAGGTGCCGCGCTGACAGTGAAAAATACGCTGGCCGATAATACGGAAATGTTTGGTTCGGCGGGAGTATTTTACGTCGAAGAAAGACCTGAGGATGCGGAATCGAGTTTGTGGGCAGCACAGGCGGGCATGAAGCGGGAACTGTTTGCGGATACGAGTCTGACAGCGGGTCTGGGCTACTTTGATTACGGCAATGCTAAGGGATTCCAGGCGTTTGAATCGAGCTATACGGGCAGTCGGCTCGGCAATACGCTGGTCAATGACCGTTACGATATGGACTATGACATATTTCAGATGTTCGGCCAGCTTGGCTGGGATGCCGGCGGGGTGCCGATGGTCGTCTTCGCTGATTATATGAAGAACACGGACGCGACTGTAAGCGGGGATACGGCATACCTGTTCGGTACGGGCCTTGGCAAGCGTTCAAAGCCGGGTACGTGGGACGTTTTCTATAACTACAGAAGGATTGAATCGGATGCTGTGATCGCAGCTTTCACGGATGCGAATTTCGGGGGCGGCAGGACAGGCAGTAAAGGACACAAGGTTAATTTCAACTACCAGGTTTCCAAGAACTGGGTGTTTGCTACGACCTATATCTGGGGCGATTTCGTCGGTTCGGGTAAAGACTACCGCGATCTGTACTTCGATATGAAGTTCAAATTTTAA
- a CDS encoding Sec-independent protein translocase subunit TatA/TatB, with protein sequence MLDSISHLQAFFGLPGGIEWIVVLVIAVLLFGRRLPEIARGMGKSITEFKKGVKEGHDDITKAIEDADEEEPVVDSEEKTEEAKKTE encoded by the coding sequence ATGTTAGATAGCATTTCGCATTTGCAGGCATTTTTCGGTCTTCCTGGTGGTATAGAGTGGATCGTCGTTCTTGTCATTGCCGTACTGTTGTTCGGCCGTCGCCTTCCTGAGATCGCACGGGGTATGGGTAAAAGCATCACCGAGTTCAAGAAGGGCGTAAAAGAGGGCCATGATGACATTACCAAGGCCATCGAAGATGCGGACGAGGAAGAGCCGGTCGTAGATTCTGAAGAAAAGACTGAAGAAGCCAAGAAGACCGAATAG
- a CDS encoding methyl-accepting chemotaxis protein — MRVNLDQIVTKTHDQLQDWVSDRERDALVLSKDKTLAMACQGERVEEARQKLESYFENVPFYEAMFLADANGKIFLDSVGGNATGIDISAIDVYSQNVKEAQAGRVYAGDVAVSPASGRPVSLVTAPIMKEGQCIGMVGTPIEIEYLSDKLGKGTKIGETGYVFICRSDGMTFVHPSKKHIMKTNIGKLDFGKEILEKKNGVVKYEWQGDAKIAMVKTYDKKGWIIAGTATDKEFFASIAKLKYTATVFAIISAVVITGITWLVTTKVYKVISRVSGALSASSEQIRSASGQVSQSSQSLAEGATEQAAGLEETSSSLEEMSSMTSQNADSAQQASTLANHSTSAAQKGSEAMGRMNEAIAEIEKSSDDTAKIIKVIDEIAFQTNLLALNAAVEAARAGEAGKGFAVVAEEVRNLAMRSAQAAKDTSELIKQSVHNTGVGVEIAKEVGGALDEIVSGVNKTSDLIAEIAAATSEQSQGIEQVNTAVSQMDKVTQQNAASAEESASAAEELDAQARQMNGIVNELMDVVGLDHISEDAHSSRAAAGSFSFRASDSVFHEIADSSDRPCWEYKDCGRIPGGKNVDSLGVCPAYPDHGHECWNVAGTFCGGKVQGSQAQKLMSCVECGFYKGCKSRSACKK; from the coding sequence GTGAGAGTTAATCTGGATCAGATTGTCACTAAGACACATGATCAATTGCAGGATTGGGTTTCTGACCGCGAGCGCGATGCGTTAGTTCTTAGCAAGGATAAGACGCTGGCGATGGCTTGTCAGGGAGAGAGAGTTGAAGAGGCAAGACAGAAGCTGGAGTCATATTTTGAGAATGTTCCGTTTTATGAAGCGATGTTTTTGGCCGACGCGAACGGAAAAATATTTCTGGATTCGGTAGGGGGAAACGCGACCGGTATAGACATCAGTGCGATTGACGTATACAGTCAGAACGTTAAAGAGGCGCAGGCCGGACGGGTTTATGCAGGTGATGTGGCTGTATCGCCGGCATCGGGCAGGCCCGTTTCGCTGGTTACCGCACCTATAATGAAGGAAGGTCAGTGCATTGGAATGGTAGGAACACCTATCGAGATCGAGTACCTTTCGGATAAGCTTGGTAAAGGGACTAAAATCGGTGAGACCGGTTATGTATTCATATGCAGGTCCGATGGTATGACGTTTGTGCATCCCAGCAAGAAGCACATCATGAAGACGAACATAGGCAAGCTGGATTTTGGTAAAGAGATCCTCGAGAAGAAGAACGGCGTGGTCAAGTACGAATGGCAGGGCGATGCGAAGATAGCTATGGTTAAGACTTATGATAAAAAAGGCTGGATCATAGCGGGTACTGCAACGGACAAAGAGTTCTTTGCTTCGATCGCGAAGCTGAAGTATACAGCAACGGTCTTTGCAATCATCTCCGCAGTGGTGATCACTGGTATTACGTGGCTGGTCACGACAAAGGTATACAAGGTCATCAGCCGTGTATCGGGAGCACTGTCCGCCTCAAGTGAACAAATACGTTCGGCGTCGGGGCAGGTATCCCAGAGCAGCCAGTCACTTGCTGAGGGAGCAACCGAACAGGCAGCGGGGCTGGAAGAGACCTCTTCGAGCCTGGAGGAAATGTCCTCTATGACAAGTCAGAACGCCGACAGCGCTCAGCAGGCAAGTACGCTGGCAAATCATTCTACAAGTGCGGCTCAGAAGGGCAGTGAAGCGATGGGTCGGATGAATGAAGCGATCGCTGAGATCGAGAAGTCATCTGATGATACAGCAAAGATAATCAAGGTGATCGACGAGATAGCGTTTCAGACGAACCTGCTTGCGTTGAATGCAGCAGTCGAAGCTGCGCGGGCAGGCGAGGCAGGAAAAGGATTTGCAGTGGTGGCTGAGGAGGTTCGCAACCTTGCGATGCGTTCGGCACAGGCGGCCAAGGACACATCGGAGCTGATCAAGCAGTCGGTGCACAATACCGGCGTTGGTGTTGAAATCGCAAAGGAGGTCGGCGGAGCACTCGATGAGATCGTTTCAGGCGTCAATAAGACAAGCGATCTTATCGCGGAAATCGCCGCTGCTACGAGTGAACAGTCGCAGGGCATAGAGCAGGTCAATACGGCTGTCAGCCAGATGGACAAGGTGACGCAGCAAAATGCAGCCAGTGCCGAAGAAAGTGCCAGTGCTGCAGAAGAGCTGGACGCCCAGGCAAGGCAGATGAACGGTATAGTCAATGAATTGATGGATGTGGTGGGGCTGGATCACATTTCCGAGGATGCTCACAGCAGCCGAGCTGCGGCGGGTTCTTTCAGCTTTCGTGCGTCAGACAGTGTGTTTCATGAGATAGCAGACTCTTCTGACAGGCCGTGCTGGGAATACAAAGACTGCGGGAGAATTCCCGGCGGGAAAAACGTGGATTCACTTGGCGTTTGTCCTGCGTATCCGGACCATGGACATGAATGCTGGAATGTTGCAGGCACATTCTGCGGCGGAAAAGTTCAGGGCAGCCAGGCTCAAAAGCTGATGAGCTGTGTTGAATGCGGTTTTTACAAGGGATGCAAGAGCAGAAGTGCGTGTAAAAAGTAG
- the purM gene encoding phosphoribosylformylglycinamidine cyclo-ligase yields MSQEKKYISYAESGVNIDANDQMVDRISSSVKSTFGPRVMDLKNGFAGLFSLDSDSKLFKKNYDHPVLVACTDGVGTKILIAQQMKKFDTVGIDLVAMSVNDMLVQGADPLFFLDYLAVNKLDPENVAVMVESIAEGCRQANCSLIGGETAEMPDIYGQDEFDMAGFAVGVVEKDRIITGEKVRQGDIIIGLGSNGVHSNGFSLARTICFKQQKLNVTDKIDSLNGRAIGDALLDPTKIYVRPVVKLLEDFADTRPVHGMAHITGGGLVGNIPRVLPSDCDASIDKNAWQVPPIFDYLAQAGPVEESEMFRVFNMGIGFTLIVDPAHADAVMQNLSESGENVYRIGEIVGGSGKVILK; encoded by the coding sequence ATGAGCCAGGAAAAGAAATACATCAGCTACGCCGAATCCGGCGTCAACATCGACGCTAACGACCAGATGGTTGACCGTATCAGCTCCTCCGTGAAAAGCACCTTCGGCCCCCGCGTCATGGACCTCAAAAACGGCTTCGCCGGCCTGTTCAGCCTTGACAGCGACTCAAAGCTCTTCAAAAAGAACTACGATCACCCTGTCCTGGTTGCATGCACCGATGGCGTCGGCACGAAGATCCTGATCGCCCAGCAAATGAAAAAATTCGACACCGTCGGCATCGATCTCGTCGCAATGAGCGTAAACGACATGCTCGTACAGGGTGCCGACCCGCTGTTCTTCCTGGACTATCTCGCAGTCAACAAACTCGACCCCGAAAACGTCGCTGTCATGGTCGAAAGCATCGCCGAGGGCTGCCGCCAGGCCAACTGCTCGCTCATCGGCGGCGAAACCGCGGAAATGCCCGACATCTACGGCCAGGACGAATTCGACATGGCAGGCTTCGCGGTAGGCGTCGTCGAAAAGGACCGCATCATCACAGGCGAAAAAGTACGCCAAGGCGACATCATAATCGGCCTCGGTTCAAACGGCGTCCACAGCAACGGCTTCTCACTTGCACGAACCATCTGCTTCAAACAGCAAAAGTTGAATGTAACGGACAAGATCGACTCACTCAACGGCCGAGCCATCGGTGACGCCCTGCTCGATCCGACCAAAATCTACGTCCGCCCGGTCGTCAAACTCCTCGAGGATTTCGCAGACACCCGGCCCGTCCACGGCATGGCCCACATCACAGGCGGCGGCCTCGTGGGCAACATACCCCGCGTACTGCCCAGCGACTGCGATGCATCCATAGACAAAAACGCCTGGCAAGTCCCGCCGATTTTCGACTATCTCGCCCAGGCGGGCCCCGTCGAAGAATCCGAAATGTTCCGCGTCTTCAACATGGGCATCGGCTTCACACTGATCGTCGACCCGGCCCACGCAGACGCGGTCATGCAAAACCTCAGCGAATCCGGCGAAAACGTCTACCGCATAGGTGAAATAGTCGGCGGCAGCGGTAAAGTCATACTTAAATAA
- the purF gene encoding amidophosphoribosyltransferase: MSEIKEECGVFGIFDDAEAVKKTYFGLHSLQHRGQESAGIASSDGEYIKCYTGMGQVGRVFRPSKGFLEKLENPTAIGHLRYSTTGSSNPLNAQPFLSEYSQGQIAVAHNGNLINANLLRDEYEAYGHIFKSSNDTEVVVHLLAKPTHVSKPDPLAHVLNHLHGAFSILFLFPDRIEAARDPFGFRPLCLGKTKAGKYCVASETCAFDAIEAEYIRDVEPGEIVTIDKTGLSSRFFVEPGTVTPGHCIFEHVYFAKQSSRIFGDSVHEFRKQSGRVLAQEHPVDADIVTPVPDSGTSAAVGYASESGIPFDMGFVRSHYVGRTFLAPSQELRDLAVKMKLAVVKEAVAGKRVVVVDDSVVRGTTTKGKINSLREAGAKEIHMRVACPPLVSPCYFGVDFPTKEELIANNRTLEEIRDFLKVDSLGYISLDGLLSCASLPGDHYCTACWSGDYKMPVNTAFNKLSLERHQMQLFDNID, from the coding sequence ATGTCTGAAATCAAAGAAGAATGCGGCGTTTTCGGCATTTTTGACGATGCCGAGGCAGTTAAAAAAACATATTTCGGCTTACACAGTCTTCAACATCGCGGCCAGGAATCCGCAGGCATCGCCTCAAGCGACGGCGAATACATAAAATGCTACACCGGAATGGGCCAGGTCGGGCGAGTTTTCCGCCCCAGCAAAGGTTTCCTCGAGAAACTCGAAAACCCCACCGCGATCGGCCATTTAAGATATTCCACTACAGGCTCAAGCAATCCCCTGAATGCTCAGCCCTTCCTCAGCGAATACTCACAAGGCCAGATCGCCGTAGCCCACAACGGCAACCTCATCAACGCCAACCTCCTTCGCGACGAGTACGAAGCATACGGCCACATCTTCAAATCTTCAAACGATACCGAAGTAGTCGTCCACCTGCTCGCAAAGCCCACCCACGTCAGCAAACCCGACCCCCTCGCACACGTGCTAAACCATCTTCACGGCGCATTTTCGATACTTTTCCTCTTCCCCGACAGGATCGAAGCTGCCCGCGACCCGTTCGGCTTCAGACCGCTATGTCTCGGCAAAACCAAAGCCGGCAAATACTGCGTCGCCAGCGAAACCTGTGCCTTTGACGCCATCGAAGCCGAGTACATCCGAGACGTAGAGCCCGGCGAAATAGTCACCATCGACAAAACAGGCCTCAGCAGCAGGTTCTTCGTAGAACCCGGCACCGTCACACCCGGCCACTGCATCTTCGAACACGTTTATTTCGCAAAACAAAGCAGCCGCATATTCGGCGACAGCGTCCACGAATTCAGAAAACAATCCGGCCGCGTCCTCGCACAGGAACACCCCGTCGATGCCGACATCGTCACACCCGTACCCGACTCCGGAACGTCCGCCGCCGTAGGCTACGCAAGCGAGAGCGGCATCCCCTTCGACATGGGATTCGTACGAAGCCACTACGTCGGCAGAACCTTCCTCGCCCCCTCGCAGGAACTGCGCGACCTCGCTGTCAAAATGAAACTCGCAGTCGTCAAAGAAGCCGTCGCAGGCAAGCGCGTCGTCGTAGTCGACGATTCCGTCGTCCGCGGCACAACCACCAAGGGCAAGATCAACTCCCTGCGTGAAGCAGGCGCAAAAGAGATCCACATGCGTGTAGCATGCCCGCCCTTAGTGAGCCCCTGCTATTTCGGCGTCGACTTCCCGACCAAAGAAGAACTGATCGCCAACAACCGCACGCTCGAAGAGATCCGCGACTTCCTCAAGGTCGACAGCCTCGGCTACATCTCACTCGACGGCCTCCTCTCCTGTGCCTCCCTGCCGGGTGACCATTACTGCACTGCGTGCTGGAGCGGCGATTACAAAATGCCCGTCAACACCGCCTTCAACAAACTGTCGCTGGAACGCCACCAGATGCAGCTTTTCGACAATATCGACTGA
- a CDS encoding uracil-DNA glycosylase → MSAENLKRALEQHVALDAFLTGDFGLKGDLPMPAAFEQAEPELVDKAGKLEEIAEQIRQCCKCGLNETRKNAVIGEGNPDAELVFVGEAPGADEDEQGRPFVGRSGKLLTKIIAAMGLSRDDVFICNILKCRPPENRDPKPDEIVDCMGYLQQQLDIIRPQVIVALGAHAARTLLSTNQGIGKLRGRFHEYTFSDEEPPVKLMPTYHPSYLLRNYSQDNRRRVWEDMQKVMQELGLELPGK, encoded by the coding sequence ATGAGTGCCGAGAATTTGAAACGCGCATTGGAGCAGCATGTCGCGCTGGATGCTTTTTTGACGGGTGATTTCGGGCTGAAAGGTGATCTGCCCATGCCTGCGGCATTTGAACAGGCAGAGCCGGAATTGGTGGATAAGGCCGGTAAGCTGGAAGAAATCGCCGAGCAGATCAGACAGTGCTGTAAATGCGGGCTGAACGAAACACGCAAGAATGCTGTTATTGGTGAGGGCAATCCGGATGCGGAGCTGGTTTTCGTTGGTGAGGCTCCGGGTGCTGACGAGGATGAGCAGGGCAGGCCGTTCGTGGGCAGGTCGGGCAAGCTGCTGACGAAAATAATCGCAGCGATGGGGCTTAGCAGGGACGATGTTTTCATCTGCAACATTCTCAAGTGCAGGCCTCCTGAGAATCGCGATCCGAAGCCGGACGAAATTGTTGACTGTATGGGTTATTTGCAGCAGCAGTTGGATATCATTCGGCCGCAGGTGATCGTGGCTTTGGGTGCCCATGCTGCGAGGACTTTGCTTAGTACCAATCAAGGGATCGGCAAGCTTCGCGGAAGGTTCCATGAGTATACTTTCAGTGATGAAGAACCCCCGGTAAAGCTGATGCCGACCTATCATCCATCATATCTACTGCGTAATTATTCGCAGGATAACCGGCGCAGGGTATGGGAGGATATGCAGAAGGTTATGCAGGAGCTTGGTTTGGAACTGCCTGGTAAGTAG
- the tatC gene encoding twin-arginine translocase subunit TatC, producing MMQIEHEKLASMSLGDHLEELRIRLMLAIGGVFAGMIIGMILAGRLISFLVAQYRGIMEEAGKEPSMQFIEMADPIIVYLKISLFIGVVIAAPWIIYQLWAFVASGLYNHEKKFMKTVTPACTILFLTGAAFFFKFVGPMAIRFFVKLDYGSDFLSYNPTLRSYISFLLTLTIVFGLGFQLPIVIIFANKIGIVTVDMLKQGRKYVIMGLFIVAAVITPPDVFSQIALAVPMFFLYEASIIFCQIAAKKKAEKEESDSTDNTE from the coding sequence ATGATGCAAATTGAACACGAAAAACTGGCTTCGATGAGTCTTGGCGACCATCTGGAAGAACTCCGTATCCGGCTTATGCTGGCCATAGGCGGAGTCTTTGCAGGCATGATAATAGGAATGATTCTCGCTGGCCGTTTGATAAGTTTTCTCGTGGCCCAGTACCGCGGGATCATGGAAGAGGCTGGCAAAGAACCCAGCATGCAGTTTATCGAAATGGCTGATCCCATTATCGTCTATCTGAAGATCAGCCTCTTCATCGGCGTAGTCATCGCCGCCCCATGGATCATCTACCAGCTCTGGGCATTCGTCGCCAGCGGCCTCTACAACCACGAAAAAAAATTCATGAAGACGGTAACCCCCGCCTGCACCATCTTGTTTCTAACCGGCGCGGCATTTTTCTTCAAATTCGTTGGTCCGATGGCCATCAGGTTCTTCGTCAAACTCGATTACGGGTCCGATTTCCTAAGCTATAATCCCACCCTCAGATCATACATCAGCTTCCTGCTGACACTGACCATCGTTTTCGGCCTTGGCTTTCAACTGCCTATCGTGATCATATTTGCTAACAAAATAGGAATCGTCACCGTCGACATGCTCAAACAGGGCCGAAAATACGTTATAATGGGCCTGTTCATAGTCGCTGCAGTGATAACCCCCCCGGACGTCTTTTCACAGATCGCCCTTGCAGTACCGATGTTCTTTCTCTACGAAGCCAGCATAATATTCTGCCAGATCGCGGCCAAAAAGAAGGCCGAAAAAGAAGAAAGCGATTCGACCGATAATACAGAATAA